The sequence TGGGCTCGAGGCGGAGCGCGCGGTAGAACCACGCAAAGGGCCCCATCTCCCGCCGGTAGATCCGCCGGAAGGGCCCGAGCTTCCAGATGGGGGTATAGCGGGGATCGCCGGTCGCCACGTGGAAATGGCACGCTTCGGCGCATTGACCGCAGCGGATGCACGATTCCAGGTAAATCGCCGCGGTGCGCCCGAAATCCCGGGCGAAAGCCCGCCTTGCCGCCGCCAGGCGATCCTCGTCCGTCCTGTCTCCTTGCCGGTCGAACCTCGTCTGCGGCTTCCTGATGGAAAAGCGCGGCGAGTCCAGATCGATGGGGTGCTTGGCGTCGGCGTCGCTCATAGCGCGGCTCCCCTGCGGGCGAAGGCCGCCCCCGTCGCGCCCCGGGAGAAGAACACGAGAAAGGCGTGCCCGAGCTTGCCGAACGGCAGCCACGCGAGCAGCAACTCCAGGGACAGGAGATGAATCGCCACCCACAGCGGATCGGCCGGGGAAGCGGGATAGGCCCCGGTCTCGATGGGCAGGCTGATGAGGGCCATGCCGGTTAGCATGGGGAGCAGGGTCACGAACCAACTGAAGTAGTCGTCGAAGGTGGAGCAGCAGGTGCAGCACGGGCGAGGAAAGCCGCGCGAAAAGGGCGTAGAACAGCCCGACGAAGGTGAACGCCACCGCGAGGGCGAACAGCCACCCGGGCACCGCGGGCCAGGTGAGCCCGGTCAAGCGCTCAATGAAGGCGATGTGGGGACCGTAGCCGAAGAACACGATGGCCAGGCCCAGGTGATACCCGTAGGCGTGGACCATCGAGGCCAGGGTCCGCTCGCGGAACGCCGCGTGGGGGACCATGCGCGAAACGATGGCCCGCAGCGCCCCGCGTCCTGTGGCGGCGCTGCGGGGCTGCGAATAGTCCGGCTTGACCGGAAAGCGCAGGATGGCGATCGACCGCCAGGCGGTGCCGCCCAGGAACAGGGCCAGGGCGAGGGCGAGTCCAGGACCGCGGGCGAATTCGAGCAGTTCCATGGTTCAGGCCTGCAGCACGTAGGTTCCGGGGGCGTCCCAGAGGGGCGGATAGCCGGCAGCGGGCGCCCCCATGGGCGGCGGGGCCACCGGATCGCCCGAGCGCGCCACGAGCCAGGCGACCCACTCCGGCCACCAGGAGCCCTCCTTGCGCGGCGCGATGGTAAGCCAGGCATCCGGGTCCGAATAGCGGTCGTCCTTGGACTTGGTGAGCACCTGGTAGCTGCGCCCCTTGCGGCCGGGCTCGGAGACGATGCCCGCGTTGTGGCCGCCGGTGGTGAGCAGGAACGTGACTTCGGTGTCGCTCAGCAGGTGGATCTTGTACACGGAGCGCCACGGCGCCACGTGGTCCCGCACCGTGCCGACCGCGAAGATCGGCGCCCGGATGTCCGTGAGGGCGATCGGCCGGCCCTCGACCCGGTAGCGGCCCTCGGCCAGGTCGTTGTCGAGGAACAGGTGGCGCAGGTACTCGGAATGCATGCGGTAGGGCATGCGGGTCGCGTCCGCGTTCCAGGCCATGAGATCGGTCATGGGGGTGCGCTCGCCCATCAGGTATTCCCGGAGCATGCGCGACCAGACGAGATCGTTGGAGCGCAGGAGCTGGAAGGCGCCTGCCATCTGCTTGGCGTCAAGGAAGCCCTGCTCCCACATCATGTCCTCGAGGAACGTGACCTGGCTTTCGTTGATGAACAGCATCAGCTCGCCGGCTTCCTCGAAATCCGTCTGGGCGGCGAACAGGGTGATCGATTTCAGCCGTTCGTCCCCGTCCCGGGCCATGGCGGCGGCACCGATGGCGAGCAGCGTGCCGCCGAGGCAATAGCCCACTGCGTGCACCGGCGCCCCCGGCACGACCGCCGTCACGGCGTCGAGAGCCGCCATCAGGCCGAGCCTGCGGTAGTCTTCCATGCCCAGGTCCCGGTCCTCGGGCCCCGGGTTCTTCCAGGAGATCATGAACACGGTGAAGCCTTGTTCAGTCAGGTATCGAACCAGGGAGTTGGACGGGGACAGGTCCAGGATGTAGTACTTCATGATCCAGGCCGGTACGATCAGGATCGGCTCCGGCCGCACCCGCTCCGTCGCCGGCGCGTACTGGATCAGCTCGATCAGCCGGTTGCGATAGATCACCTTGCCCGGGGTCACGGCCAGGTTGCGGCCGACCTCGAACCGCTCGGCGCCCACGGGCTTCTTGCCGCCCAGGGCGCGCTCCCAGTCCTCGGCGAAGTTCTGGGCCCCGCGTACCAGGTTCATCCCGCCCTGCCGCATCGTGTGCTCCAGCAGCTCCGGGTTGGTAGGAAGGAAGTTGGAGGGCGAGAAGGTGTCCAGGATCTGGCGCGTCACGAACTCGACCACGCGCTCGTGCTGCCGGGTCACCCCGCGCACGCCCGTGGTGGCGTTGTGCCACCACTGCTGGCCGAGGAGAAAGCCCTGATAGATGAGGTTGTAGGGCCAGCGCTGCCAGGCTTCCCCGAGGAAGCGCCGGTCCTGGGGCAGGGGCTCGATGCAGGGCTCGGCGCTGCCTCCCTGCAGCATGCAGCGGCCGGCGTAATTGGCGAGCCGCACGGCCTTGCGGAAGGCCTTGTCGAGGAGGTTCATCTGCTTGCCCGGGCTCGTAGCCAGGTGGGCGGCCCAGTCCAGGTAGGCGCCGGCCAGGGCAGCCGGGGAAATGCCCGCCGTGAAACGCGCCAGGGTGGCATGGAGCGACCGGTCGATCACCTCGCCCAGGGCGGTGGCGGCGTAGGAATCCCGCTCCAGGTCGCGGCGGGGCGGCGGGGCAGGCGTAGACGGATGGCCTCCGCTCGACCCGGTCTCAAGGCCCGCTTTCGCGGCATCGCCCGGCGCTTTTTCCTTCGCCGTTCTGCCGTGTCCCATCGTTTTTCCTCGAAGGGTAATGAAACTATTGTCTCCCGGCGGCCCAGTCGCCGTTTTGACCTATATCAAAGGCCCTCGATCGGGGGCCGGGTGCATGGTCCGGCTCCTGGCGGGCACGCTCACCCTTCCGCGGCGTAGACCTCCCTGCCCTCACCGTCCATCACCCGCACGCCCACCGGTATGCCCTGCCGGACGCTGCTGGTCACCACGCAAAAATCCTCGAACTGCTCGAGGCAGCGGTCGAAGTGGGCAATGCGCTCGACGGCGTCGCCCAGGCGAATGGCCGCATCGATGCGCCCGATGCGCAGCCGCCCGCGCTCGTTACGCACCAGGGTGGCGGTCACGTCGGTGCGCAGCTTGCCCGGGTTTTGCTTGAATTTGCGCATGCAGAATAGCAGGCTCGCGCTCAGGCAGTGGGCCACCGCCGCAGCCAGCAGGCGGGCGGCGTTCGGCCCCTTTCCTTCTCCCAACGGCTCGGGTTCGTCCACCAGCAGGCTGGGTACGTCGGGCCCGCCGAAATCGACGCGGAATCGGTAGTCCTGCTCCTGCTCCAGGTAAATGGTGAAGGACATCTGCTCGGGCATGTCCGCTCTCCTGTCGCTCAATCTGGGAATTTGCGCCAGTGGTAGTGGTAGAACACCACCGGGATGACCAGCAGGGTGAGGATCGTCGACACGAAGATGCCGAAGATCAGGGACACGGCGAGCCCGCCGAAGATCGGATCGTCCAGGATGAAGAAGGCGCCCAGCATGGCGGCCAGGGCCGTCAGAGCGATGGGGCGTGCCCGCACCGCGGCGGCCGAGAGGGTGGCCTCCTGCAAGGGCTTGCCGGCGGCCACTTCCTGCTGGATGAAGTCCACCAGGAGGATGGAGTTGCGCACGATGATGCCGGCGAGCGCGATCATACCGATCATGGACGGGGCGGTGAACTGCTGCCCCAGGAGCGCGTGCCCGGGCATGATGCCGATCAGGGTGAGGGGGATCGGCGCCATGATGATGAGGGGCACCCCGTAGGAGCGGAACTGGGCCACCACCAGCAGGTAGATGAGGATCAGCCCCACCGAATAGGCGATCCCCATATCGCGGAAGGTTTCGTAGGTCACCTGCCACTCCCCGTCCCACTTCATGCTCCATTCGTAGGGGTTCTCCGGCTGGCGGATCAGGAACTGCTTGATCGGCGCCCCGTCGATGGGGGTTTCGGCAAGGCGTGCGGCGATGGCCCGCAGCCCGTACATGGGGCTGTCGGTGCGGCCGGCCACGTCCCCGGTGACGTAGACCACGGGCAGCAGGTCCTTGTGGTGGATGGTCTGCTCCCGCTCGCTTTCCCGGATCTCGGCGATCTCCGACAAGGGGACCAGGGCACCGCTCTGGGCGCGCACCCGTAGGGCCTTGAGCGCCTCTCCATCGGCCTTGTCGCCGGGGTCCAGCTCCAGGCGCACGGGAACGGGCACCCGGGCGTGCTCGCTATGCAGATAGGAAATGTCCTCGCCGCGGATCGCCGCGCTGACCGCCGCGGCCACGCTGTCCTGGGTGACCCCCAGCCTGGCGGCGCGGGCCCGGTCCACCGCGATCACGAGCTTGGTCTGCGGCGCCTCCAGCGTGTCGTCCACGTCCACCACGTCAGGAGTCGCCTCGAACACGGCCCGTACCTGGCGCGCCACGTCCAGTTGCCGCGTGTAGTCGAGCCCGTAGATCTCCGCCACCAGGGGGGCGAGAACCGGCGGACCCGGCGGCACCTCGACGATGCGCACCGTGGCGCCGAACGCCCGGCCGATCTGCTGCAGGGGTTCGCGCACGGCGGCGGCGATCTCGTGGCTTTCCCGGTCGCGGTGGCGCCGGTCCACCAGGTTGACCTGGATGTCGCCCTGGTGGGGCGCTTTGCGCAGGTAATACTGGCGCACCAGTC is a genomic window of Burkholderiales bacterium containing:
- the phbC gene encoding poly-beta-hydroxybutyrate polymerase gives rise to the protein MGHGRTAKEKAPGDAAKAGLETGSSGGHPSTPAPPPRRDLERDSYAATALGEVIDRSLHATLARFTAGISPAALAGAYLDWAAHLATSPGKQMNLLDKAFRKAVRLANYAGRCMLQGGSAEPCIEPLPQDRRFLGEAWQRWPYNLIYQGFLLGQQWWHNATTGVRGVTRQHERVVEFVTRQILDTFSPSNFLPTNPELLEHTMRQGGMNLVRGAQNFAEDWERALGGKKPVGAERFEVGRNLAVTPGKVIYRNRLIELIQYAPATERVRPEPILIVPAWIMKYYILDLSPSNSLVRYLTEQGFTVFMISWKNPGPEDRDLGMEDYRRLGLMAALDAVTAVVPGAPVHAVGYCLGGTLLAIGAAAMARDGDERLKSITLFAAQTDFEEAGELMLFINESQVTFLEDMMWEQGFLDAKQMAGAFQLLRSNDLVWSRMLREYLMGERTPMTDLMAWNADATRMPYRMHSEYLRHLFLDNDLAEGRYRVEGRPIALTDIRAPIFAVGTVRDHVAPWRSVYKIHLLSDTEVTFLLTTGGHNAGIVSEPGRKGRSYQVLTKSKDDRYSDPDAWLTIAPRKEGSWWPEWVAWLVARSGDPVAPPPMGAPAAGYPPLWDAPGTYVLQA